The sequence below is a genomic window from Rudanella lutea DSM 19387.
GAGGCTTTCAAACGGTTCTGGTTCCTACCAATATGCGAACGGGAAAAAATATGCTGCGGGTGCAACTGGTAAACGGGGGGTCTGATAAGCCGAAAGAGTTGATCGCGATTCCGTTCTGGTACGTGCCCGAACGGTGAGGTTTGCCCTGGCCAGATTCCTTTTTTATAAACCCATCCCATGCGACTATTTTTACCGTTTCTGCTACTCGGATTAGTGGCGAGCCTATCGGCTGCTGCTCAGTTGGTAACGTTTTCTAAACTCCCCCAGTCGTACCAGCTTTACCCCCGCAACGCGCAGTCGGTAGCGAGTGTGCCCGTAGCCGGGCGTGTGATGCAGACAGGCTACAGCCGGGTAGCCGTGCAGGTTTACCGAAACAACACGTGGCAGGGGCGGCAGATGCAAACGCTTACCTATGCGGGCGGTACTGCTCCGTTTTCGTTTTCGGCAACCATCCCCGCCGAACTGGCTCAGTACCGGGTGCAGGTTTATCTGTACGGAGCCAACGCAACCGATTCGGTGCTGGTAGCCGACCGCCAGCATATCGTGGCTGGCGATGTGTTTATCATTGGCGGGCAGTCCAACGCGTCGGCGTATGTGCCAGCTGAAGAATACAGTTACCAGAATGAGTACATCCGCACGCTTGGGGTATATGGCGAGAATTTTAATCTGGGCAACTACAATCCCGCCGATACCCTCTGGACTACCTGTGGGCTCACCCGCTCGACATCGGCGGGGGTGTGGGGGATGGAAATGGCCCGGCGCATTGTGGAACAATACCAGATTCCGGTTTGTGTGCTCAACGCAGCGGCAGGTGGTGCCGGTATTGAATACCTGAGTGTTCGGAATGCAGGCGATCCGATGGACCTGAACACAAATCACGGCCGCTTACTGTATAGGGTGCACAAAGGTGGACTACAAGGGGGCATAAAAGCGTACTTTTTCCGGCAGGGCGAGAACGAAACAAGCGGTAATGCGCCGATCTGGCCGAGTAAATTTGAAGAACTGTACAGCAATGTGCAGCTCGACTTGCCGGGGATCAGCCGGTTTTATCTCTTTCAGATTCATTTGCTGGGTGGGTTCAACGCGGCAACGGCGGTTTTTCGCGATTACCAGCGCCGGGTCGGGAATATGCACGCGCCTATCCGAACCCACGCTACAGTAGGGACTATTGGGTACGACGGTATTCATTTTAGTGCCGCCGGGTATGCGCAGACCGGCGCTGAGGTGTTTCGGCTTGTAGCTCGCGATTTTTACGGATCGACCGACACCGACCAGATTACCTCGCCGAATGTGCAGAAGATCTACTACACCAATGCCGCCCAAAGTGAGCTGGCCATTCAGTTTGAAGAAGGGCAGCAAATGGTTTGGCCGGCCGATACCACCGTGCAGGACTACTACGGCAACCCGCTTACCCACGGGCTTCGCGACTGGCTCTGGCTTGATCAGCAGGCTGGGCGTGTGGTAGCAGGTCGGGCCGTTGGGAATCAACTGATTCTGACCCTCGATGGCTCCCGTAGCGAGCAAAAACTGGCGTATCTGCCGCCAAACTATGGTAATGGACAACCGCAGCCGGGACTGGCCCGGGCGTTTCCGGGGCCGTTTATCCGAAACCGCCGGGGTTTGCGGGCGTTTAGTTTCTGGGAGGTGCCCATTGCGGCTCCGCTATCTCCGCTCACAGGGCTGGTGGCTTCGGTGGTCTCGGGTACAGCTGTTCAGCTTACCTGGACCGACCATCCGGCCGAACAAGCGTATATTCTCGAACGGAAAAGGCCATTTGATTCCACCTTTCTGACGGTGGCGCAGGTGCCTG
It includes:
- a CDS encoding sialate O-acetylesterase, with the translated sequence MRLFLPFLLLGLVASLSAAAQLVTFSKLPQSYQLYPRNAQSVASVPVAGRVMQTGYSRVAVQVYRNNTWQGRQMQTLTYAGGTAPFSFSATIPAELAQYRVQVYLYGANATDSVLVADRQHIVAGDVFIIGGQSNASAYVPAEEYSYQNEYIRTLGVYGENFNLGNYNPADTLWTTCGLTRSTSAGVWGMEMARRIVEQYQIPVCVLNAAAGGAGIEYLSVRNAGDPMDLNTNHGRLLYRVHKGGLQGGIKAYFFRQGENETSGNAPIWPSKFEELYSNVQLDLPGISRFYLFQIHLLGGFNAATAVFRDYQRRVGNMHAPIRTHATVGTIGYDGIHFSAAGYAQTGAEVFRLVARDFYGSTDTDQITSPNVQKIYYTNAAQSELAIQFEEGQQMVWPADTTVQDYYGNPLTHGLRDWLWLDQQAGRVVAGRAVGNQLILTLDGSRSEQKLAYLPPNYGNGQPQPGLARAFPGPFIRNRRGLRAFSFWEVPIAAPLSPLTGLVASVVSGTAVQLTWTDHPAEQAYILERKRPFDSTFLTVAQVPANTTSFTDLSTNYNVTYQYRLRAVTPQAEATAEASATIACPSVGELVSVKTGGFSEAATWNCGRVPTVADRVRISAGHRVEVGQLVTVGRLTVAGTLQFGAGGQIRIAP